TAAATTCCAacaaaaagaggggaaaaacatttaaaaaatttagatttttttctgagACTGTTTTAACCCTGTCATCCAAACAAATGTACTCAAAGCATTTTCCTAAGCAAAGGTTAAATTAGATCCCTTTAGTCAATATTTCGATTGCCCTAACCCCTTTATTGGGGGGAGCATAGTTGACTGGGGAAAATATGGGATAGGAAGGGTGGGGGAATGATGATGATCTTTCATATCAATTTGCCTCCGTTGTGTCGTGGTTTGTCAGatccttgcgattttcttgcttaTGTGTCAGTTCTCTTTGGGAACATTAGCTTCTCTTTCACCCTGCTAGTCTTCCTAATGTTCCCTTCAATTCCTCTATTAGGTACCATTTCGTGTATTTGAAGGGAGCAACTATAGCAGAAGTCTCAGAATCTGAGAAATGTGATACCAGaaaatgtttccttttttaaaaatggtgtTTTGCCCCTTTCTCTTTGTTGCGCTCCACTTCTTTTCTGTCTAGCATCATTACATGTATGAGttgtgcttctacctccattacatctgGCATTGTTCATTCTAACCAGTGCTTAAGTAATGCCCATTTGGGTGGCAAAAGAAAAATATGTAGGAATGGTGGtaatgtctgttggtctggcgtgtccattgtctgttgtggTTCAGTGTGAAATAGCATAGATTGTATATCTACCGATATTTTTATCTTCCATATATTCAAGATATGTTGTGCTATGGTTGTCCAGAACGCGTTTACATATGTGCACGACCATATGCCATGTTCAAAATTGGTAGTGTGAGTGCCACACTTTGAGCATTCAACCAATTGATCAGGTCTATGCGGTGCTGCAGGTATGTTGTAGCCATATATGGCATAGTGCATCGCCTTGAAAAAAGTTTCCCTCCATAACTCACTTTGAACATGTATACGGATCCAGTTCCAGCCTTTCAGTATTTTGCTTTCTAGATCTGCATGATTCGTAATCCCTTTCCATTACGAGAAAAGCCTGCTCTTaccttttttattgaatttatgTCTTATTGTTTTTTGTATGTCGGCTAGTGAAGGTGTTAAGGAAAATCTTTGGCCTGGGGCTTCTCTGGtttacattgattttaatggaggaAAGCTGCCACTTATATCCTCTTTGAACTGGCAGAAAGCAATTGCAGAACCCACAttcttctaaggcctcatgtccacggggttaaaatctgcagcgtttttcccgcacgcggatccgcaccccacagggatgcattggacatccgcaggtagttaaatacctgcggatgtcatttttcccttcaggcgcggatccgcgtgcggggaaaaaaatggacatgctccattttagtgcgggtctcccatggggatggctcccgcaggcttctattgaagcctatggaagccgtccggatccatggAACACCCATACcataattaaactcacctgtcctggacgctgcaggtctcccttccgccgtggccggatcttctttcttcggcccagcggatgtgcccggcgcatgcacgcggcacgctgccggcgtgccgagcacatccgccgggccgaaggaagaagatccggccgcaacgcagGGGAGACACGCAGCGtcaaggacaggtgagtttattcttattttcaggcttcatgtccccgggaaaggagggacccactgcggattctgcatggagaatccgcggcgggcctgattttccccatggacatgaggcctaagggttccaGGACTGGAGTGATATGATGACAACTATTAAAATATGGAATATGTTTTTATAAATACAGTAAAGTACATGCACATTTATTATTTATTGCACCATTCTTGTTGTTTTGTACTCTATTTTGCGTTTTGTTTGTAAAAAGcataaaagttaattttacacTGATAGGCTGTTTTGCTCACATAACGGCTTCAAGTGATGCAACCTCCCAACATAGCCCCAGGTGTTTTTTGATAGGCACCGCCACTATGTTAACCCTTTATAGATAGCTATATACGGTATACTTTAACAGTTGAACTAGAAAACAAAAGTTAAAGAAATTCAAagacattatatatgtatatgtagatGCATTATTACATAAAATACTAAAGAAAATAGTGTGAATCCCTGCACTCCAATACTAGTAATGAATAAAATAGATTTGGCATAAACATTATAAACAAAATCATAATGATTTATGCTCCAAAATGCAATGTTTGGACAGATCCTTTGTCAGGAAACTTCAGCCTATCATGTATCATTTCAGATCTTAAAAATATATTTCTGCTCATTGATGCAAATTAGAGACCTGCATCAGTCTGGACATATTGTATGTGTGGGAACATAACAAAAAAGTGTAGGTTCCAGTTTCAGTAAAAGCGTGCAACAGGTGTTTTTTTTAGGCCGCATTAATATCACAATTATCATTTAAGTTTGGGCAGGGTGCCTACCTGATTTTTCCTATTTTCTAGAcaacttattaaaaaaatcacagacaaCTGACATTTATTTGACACGTTGTAAATCCATAATAAATCCTAAGGATTATAAGTGATACAGAGTACTGATATAAAGACATTACTAGCATTTACTATGACCAGTAAAATGTTAATTACATCACAATAAGTTACACAAGCTTTTCCAACTTAAAACAAAACGTGGATTCATCAAAGTTTTTTATTGGCAGTCCAACATGTTATTCTTTCTCACTCAGAATGCCAGAAAGGAACGGAACCCTGATAAATAAGAGACCTGTTGGTTTGCATTTCAGCAAGAcattccattgactccattcaccaggtATTATGCACGCGATGCACAGTGAAATCACGGTCgtgcgaatgagccctaagtcctttatccctgtactgtgaatcTATGTGTCTTAGCCCTCTACTAGGCTATGATTCTGTATAGTGGTATAGGAGAGACCTGTAGTCAAGCTTAGCTGCGCAGGACGAAGCCAAAGTTGAGACACTCAGAGGATACTTCTCAAACACAACACGTTTTAAAACCCTGCAGTATTTCATGTTAACTCATAATTCATTGTGACGAGGGATTCTTTTGCtattttaggcctcctgtccacaggcgattctGCATTGCGTTATCTGCATCGATAATCCGCACACGGGTAATAcaatgaatgctttccatagcatgactatggaaagcgcagcctgatacacatgagcggaaatccgcCACGATTTTCTACTTGCATAGAAAAATCATGgaataatgataggttcatcgcagaaAATCACGGTGACCTTAGTGGTCTCCCGTGGTGGCTCCTGCGgccatggacaggcggccttatgctTTTTTCCATGTTAGTACCACCTCAACCTGTTGTTAGGTTCACTTTAAATAAATGCAacacatttttgtatttatttttttcatatgtgaagaaaagaaagggggagagaaaaataaataaaaatattaagtCCTTGTGTCCTTTCCCAGAAATGTAACcacaaattgtatactcacctccctttttaTGCCAATATTGTTCATATTACAGTACATTATTTAGAATCTGttaattaagggctcagtcacacgggcgtttattcgcGTGTTTACTTGCACGTAATAACATTTGCACTGCGTGCGTTAAAAAAAAGGCGTGaccaccaaagatagaacatatgggtggcaatgaacATGGTCACGAGTTCTTTTTAACGCATTCAGTGCAAATGTTTTTACACGCGAATAAACGCCCGTGGGACTGAGCCCTAAATAAAATGTATACTCAGTGCTGCAATATCGCTCTTTCTTAAATTTTACAGAGGAAAACTCTATTAAAAGAGAACATATGGTATTTAGAAAACTGAAATATTAACTGTAATGTGTATGTCAATAACAACAAACTAACCAATTCCCATAGTAATAGAAATAATAAGAGAATGACAAAAAGTGACCAAAATGTAAATTTATTGTTGTAATTGTGTTCAACACTGCATCATTCAGAGGCATGTGGAATTAATATGGGTGATCTTTGACATGTTCCATAATTGTCATGAGAGCCAGCCAAGTCTCTTCTGCTGTGGGTATGATCTGCTCAGCAGGAAGAAGGAAGCCATATTTTCCTGTGTCTCTTAACTCAAAGGTATAAGAATACTTGATGCCATTATCATAAGCCCAATCAGTTGTTGTACCATCTGCTTGGtctgaagaaaataaaatagaaaaaaataatatttttatttgcaGCATTATTTGCAAAATTATATAATTCTGAGTTTCTAAAGGACATGTGTCGGCATCCCTAGAACTACTAAACCAGTAGTACTACAGGGACATATGGGGCACAGGCTACATACACCTCCTTCACTGCTCAACCTGCATCAAGATCCCCAAAATCAGCCTTTTATGATGCTATGTGACATATGTAAATAAAGTCAAAGAGGTCTGAAGGGCGATTCATTGCTAGAGAGCGGTCCTTGGCTTTCGGCATTAAGCAGTGATCACTCTCTAGCAATGGATTTTCCATCGAACTACTTTACATATAATGCACAGAAATATGAAAGGCTGATTTTGAGGTTCCAGATGCAGGCTGAGCAGTGGGGGAGGTATGGCTAGCCTGTCTCCTGTCAGAGCCCCTCCTTGACTAGCTACTAGCTTAGTACCTGCAGGTACACTGACCAATGTCTTTAACACTATGATAGTATCCAACAATTATATATGGTAAACTTTACTTACAGTTAGCATATTCTTGGACCTTGTTGTGTCACTTGCAGAACTTGATTTTTATATTACTAAGCTTAATAAATGAATAATGAAAAGTCCTGAagcttctaatatactttgtttcaTTTCctgaccattttcaagatctctcatTGCTGTCATGGATTAGAATTATATCCAGAGCCTTCAACCATGTACACATCTAGCCTTGTCCTTTTCCAGAcattttgttacaattgtatccgaTGCTCTGTGAACAGTCGAGACAACTGGCTGATATATTTTACTTAAACTGATACATAGTAGCAAAATGTCAGGACAGGAAATATATTTGTGCTGTTGATGTGGTTAGTGCTTagaagatacaattgtatctattATTATCCATTCCCATATTCAAGACAGTTCTAGAATTGTGTTACTTACAAATGGTGGCAATAGTAGTTCCATAAGTATACTGAGTTCCGTACAAAGATGCCAGAGCAGTTGCTGTTCGTTTGGCCAGTTCCGTCTAAGAACACAATGAAAGTTGTTGGGTGACAAAATAATCAGTTTCTGAAACCCTAATTTTTCTCCTAGTCCCTGCTTTATTAATTATTTGCTGAcactttttgtgtgtgttttatgTCAATATATtaggttttatatattttttctctaaCCATTTCCAAACATACAATCTAGAGAAACATAGTAAATGTCTAGTCACACAGCTCATGAGCCTTGTGgtcaaatgggaaaaaaacactgtCTCTAGCAGTTATAAAAGTTCACAAAACAGCCATAGCAAAAGTAAAAATTATTACAAAGTTTGGATGGGGCTCACCATCTTGAACAGTTAGTAAGCATACAATGTTTATATGGCCCATTATGACTTAACGTTTGATACAGATTCCATAACTTACAATAGAAAAGAAAACATGGATTATGATTACCATGATGACCTCAGCTAAATGTGAATAATCTGCTAATCTTATTTCCTTAGCAGCATGTGCACAGGCAACCTAATGGCTCAGAAATTAGTACTATTGCCCTACCATCTGGATTTTCACATTAAAAAGCAATTAAGAACACCAACTGCATAGGGTTTATATGTTCTCCTTGTATATGTCTGGGATTACCCAGATATTCTGCTTTGTCTGAAATCTACAAACCGTGATGATTAATTAATTGACTTCTTGTAAGAATTCCTTAAGTGTATGTGAGATAGGACGTTTGTGAACCCCATAGGAGACAGGAACCGATAATGCCAATTTATATACAAGGATAAGACAAAAAATTATCTGCACTTCAAAAAACTTCTGTTGGCAGCACTGTCTTATCATTGCTTTCCATTGTAGGTCACTGTCTCCCCAGTTACTGCTGTGCAAGTTTGAATGTGTTACATCAGTTAATTTGTGACTGGGGTGCAAGAAAAAATGGCTGCACCACTTGAGATTTGCACGAAAGAATAGCAACATGCAATGCTTCATTTTTTGTGGTCTTAGGGTGTGCCCCAGGCCAATATTTATCGATGTTATACACAGTAAGGAGAAAGTGTTTTGTTGCAAAAAAAGTGTGTAATTAGATAAAGAGGTTCAAGGAAGGTCGCACAAGTGGCAGCCATGAAGAGTGAGCTGGACACTCGTCTACGTCGACAACTGATGACAACAGTGACCGCGCAGGTGAacttctttttttattgttttgaggTGTTAAAGCATCCTCCCTATAGTCATGATCTTGCTCCATCCACTATCACCTGTTTTGTCCCCTGTAAGAAGCCCTAAACAGATGAAGATGAAGAGGTGAAGATGGCAGTGGATTCTTAGCTCACGGCTCAGCCTTTAATGAGAGAATATGAAAGCTTGATGACAGATGGACATAGTGTCTTGAAAATCGGAGAGAttgtatttgtcttttctgaaagcTGATTAAAATAAACTCTACAGATGGGGtgtggataatttttgactcacccttGCACAACATTGCGGAATATGTTGAGGACACATATGCAGAGGATAGAAGATATAGCTTCTGTATTATAATCTGCTAGACTTAAGTTAAATATCTTTACATTTTTCTCTTGGGCAGGACTAGCCTGGTGCTGTGCACATACCATTCCTCTGGGCTGTTATGTTATATGACAGATGGAAGGACCTTGCCTAAGCAAGTATAAAAGGTAACAGGTACTGCATTTACATAGTAAGGCAACTAGATAAATCTTGTTGAATAACAGATAATATATCCAAAGTCGTAATATTTAGCTCTTATGTTAAAACTGGCATTGATCTGCAATTTTTATACATAAAGTCCAATTTTTTGTTATTCTTACCAACTCCTCGTGGTCTGGTGTTAGATTATGGGTGTAGCCATACGGAAAGAGAAGCATTTGGGAGTAGCTGTGTATGGTAAGCATAGCTTTAATATTGCCATGAGCCAAAATAAACTGCGCAATAGACTCAACTTCAGGCTCAGACTGAGGATAAGCACCATGATATGTCTCAGCACATGGATTACTGCTGGAACCAGGGCCTGCAAGACAAAAAAACTACATGTTCAATGGTTTACCTTTGCATTCTAGATACTGTAAAAATGTCTGTTGCAATCCTCCAAAAATTGTGCTTAAATTATTCCATTAGAACAATCTGATCTTGGTGTTCTTTATATGTGCTTTCAGAACGTCCACCTAAGGCTGAATTCAAATGTCTGtatgtgagttgcacccaagaaacTCGAGGACAACTCCCATTGAACAGTACACTTACATACATCCATCTGTTGTCTGATATATATGGACTCTGCACATTGCATGTGCTATGCTCAACCAAGTGAAAGAATGTCCATGCAAATAGCCTCATGGGCTCTTCAAGGGTCATGTACTGTCCATGGAATACATGATCAGCACACGGACAAAATATATAGACCATATGATAGCAGTAATCACTCAGCCTCCATTGTACTAGAGTATCCAGGCAGTGGGACTGAGATACTAGAGTATCCAGGCATGTGTGACTGCCCAAACTGCACACGTTAGTTGGACATTCTGAGAAGAAATCAAAAGAACACCAGTGGgtgccataacaagtatgtaatatCTAGACAAGACACTGGAatatttttgttttaatgacTCTAATTAAAAAGGACTATGCGTTACATGATCTAATAGAAATGTAATATTTAATcgtgggacaactccttttagtATGATGTAGACTTAATCGTATTGTAAATCTCCTTCACCCCTACTTTTACTTAGGTGGAAATATGAACCATGTAATCAAGTTTTTTTACCTCCAAAACCTGCATTCCAATTCCTGTTTGGGTCTACACCAACACAAGAAGAGCCCTCATTGATTGACCGGGTCTTTCTCCACATGCGATTCTAAAGTAACCATACAGAAAATCATTTAAATAATTAATCTATGAAAACAAACAATACAATCAATTATCTTTCTGTAAAAGTGCCAACTTGTAAATGGATCTTTCCCAAAAGTAGCTAAATATAATGTTGTTGTTGAATACTGAAGACTACATAACCAGTGGAGGTAGAGTTAGAAGATTGTGGACCTTTATACTGTGTGTCAGATTGACTACTTACTATATTTTGCTATTATGTGAACGAATTTAGAGCAAGGTAGTTACAGAGTTGCGTTTTCCTACAATGTCACAATGTCTCAGCACCAATTTAGGGTGCAATCTCACCGTACTATGGGTATATGCATAACCATCGGGATTGGTAACAATCTCCAGAAATATGTCCATATTATTCAGGATATCAGTAAGTGATGAGTCAACACCATAGCTGCTAGCAATCTACAAAATAGAATagaaatatgtataaatataattAATTAGTTTAGAACATGGCTATTGAAAATACATTTGAAATAGATTAGAGCAGttatgtaattttttaacatGTGTCTTCCTTGATCACAACCTTTTTAGCTGTCCATACACCTGTGGCCTGGGTAATCCACTCCCGAGAATGAATTCCAGTGTCAATCCATATAGCTGGTTTGTTTCCACCTGTACTGAACTAAAAAGGAAAAGTGTATAAAAATATGTGAAAATGTACAAACTGCTACCATTGTGGTCACCATTAAAGTATCAAAAGacacaaaatattttttagaaatctAGGAATTCCTCATTCAATCTCTTCCTTCTGCTTGATGATATTTCATCTCATATTGCAGTCAAAAATGGTAATGATGTATTTAGAGTTATTCTAATTGAGTTCCAGAAAAGCAGCCACCACCCCAATCCTATACATTTCCTGTGTCTGGATATAAAGCAACTGGCTGAAGAAAGAGCCTTCTCCCACTGGTCTGTCTGCCATGGACAACCTGGAACACTAAGCTCCACCGAAACTATATGGCAGCCGAAAATAGAAGTGATTAGGAGGAAGTTAACTGCCTGTGTTCTCTGCAATTCTTCCACAAGACTCTTTCAACATGCAGGGTAAAAGAAGCAAACTAAATTTTTGAATCTGTTTTAATACGAAAAATCTACCCAAATATACAATACAAAATGCAAATCGCAAATGcacaatgaaaaaataaagataTTATTTTAACTGAAACAGGACTTCCACCCATGGTTAGAGTACTTAAAAAAGAAACATATCAACTTCATGTGATTAAATATTTCAGTAAAACTTATTTCTAAGTCAAATAAGATCACATGTTTATGTCAGACATGCCCAATGTATGACAGATTAAAAGTGGGACTAGAAGCAACAGGGAATAAGTGACAAAGTCGAGTGTAGTCCTAGCCTCAGGACCAACAATTGCTAGGTGTCGGTTCCATAAACTACATCTCATCCCAAAGAAACAAAACCTCAAATGCTCTTCTTATCTGCAAATTATTTTTCTTCATACAGCAGCCATTTGTGACCCAGAGCTTCACTATAATAACAGGTGCCACGAAGTTACAGCTTCAGACAGccatttaagggtgcattcacacgggcgagaaaatcattcaagttttgtgcatctcgcacaaTGGGTGTAtttccatgggcaatttttctctcacagtgagacgggagaatcgcagcatgttctattttcgtgctgAGAATAAAACATGCAGTTGTGGGGTCTCCcgcacagcacacagactggGGGACCATGTGCTATACGATGCAAATTGCACCCAAGAATGCCGGGTGCAACtcactgtcacccatgtgaatgctCCCTAGGAGACAGCAGTAAACTACTTTTTGTCAACCAGCCACAAAGGTGCACAAATATAAAAGCAATTGCTCCTATCTTCACCTTCAATGCATAAATTGGACGACCTTCATAGCTCTGATCAATATCAATCTTGCTGACTAATTTTGGATACTCCATCACTAAACTGTCCATCCAGTTGTAAATCTGAAAAAAGGAAACAAATAATTAGTTAATCTTTCAATGCAACTAATAGTTATAGATTGGTACAAGCTTGACGTTTAATAAGGATTTATACAGTAATTattttaacccccaccagcaatttAGGATAAGCTCAGTttattctgcaggaaaaagatgTTACAATTTTGGACATCTGTAACTCTGGTTCAAGACTGGTTTTAAAATGACTCTAAAGGCATCTTGATAGCCCTGATAGAACCCAAAACTACAGCCATTTAAAATAGGGTCAGGCAAACTGTCAATGTGCAATGCAGAGCAGTGAGGAGAGGTAGAAGAGATATAAGGCAACAGAGAAGATCTCCCTATCCTGGGATAGGAGGGGGGAGGGAATGCATTTTATCATCCTTCATCAataagagagcatatttgctttccaattgtcacatatgggtttttctttcccaaaaaaaggagttAAAAAATGAGCACTgtctcatctaatcactcctctatacCATTTAACTCTACAGattctgcagtcattgctgaccatgtCATCTATACATTTTTGCGTAAAAataagatgcaattttttttccccctcatacaaggctttaaatattgaaaaagatCAAAAGCAAAAAAGAACCCTAAACATGATTGGTATCACCACATACATAACAATCCGTACTATAAAATAAATTTCATTTCACTCACTTCagcaaaaaaactacaaaaaaattgtatacacTGCAAAATGGTAGCAACAAAAACTAAAGTTGTCCCACAAGGAACAAGTCCACATACAAGTGTGTCGATGGAATGTTAAGAATGCTCTGGTCCTGGCATGTGGCGCCATACAAAAAAAAGTGCTTAGATTGTGAAAAAGCACTGAAACctctataaaaataaatataatcataatgactagagatgagcgaacgcgttcgtccgagcttgctattcgtgcgaatattagggtgttcgggatgttcgttattcgtaacgaacaccatgcggtgttctggtaaattaaactttcttccctgagacgttagcgcttttttttggccaatataaagacagggaaggcattacaacttccccctgcaacgtttaagccctataccacccccctgctgtgagtggctggggagataaggtgtccgcctgatatgaaagtctgcccctcccgctgctcgctatggatgcattctatatgcgctcaatggggccagcggcagcagcgctgaccccattgagaacatatagaagacaaatccttcttctctggcacagctgtaacagctgtagcagagaagaacgatgtttgcccattgaattcaatggaaccggcaatacagccgactccactgaatgcaatgggctgccggcgatcgcaggatgaatggtcggaaaggggttaaatatataacccctttcctgcaattcatccagaaatgtgttacactaaaaatatataccggcgtttaaggcgacggggcgtataagacgaccccccaactgtcaccttatacgccggtaatacagtggagcaaagaataaaaagcattacttacgtttttagatgatctgcggtgctcctgcaggctgtcactccctcctggtccacggcagacaagctttctccacgaaagactttaaatccctgcctccagaagcacatgtgccttcagccaatcacagccaatgacaatgatgtcattgaatggctgtgattggctgtgtttctggaggcggggatttcaaggcttgaaatccccgcctccagaaacacagccaatcacagccattcaatgacatcattgtcattggctgtgattggctgaaggcacatgtgcttctggaggcagggatttaaagtctttcgtggagaaagcttgtctgccgtggaccaggagggagtgacagcctgcaggagcgccgcagatcatctaaaaacgtaagtaatgctttttattctttgctccactgtattaccggcgtataaggtgacagttggggggtcgtcttatacgcccggtcgccttatacgccggtatatatttttagtgtaacacatttctggatgaattgcaggaaaggggttatatatttaacccctttccgaccattcatcctgcgatcgccggcagcccattgcattcagtggagtcggctgtattgccggttccattgaattcaatgggcaaacatcgttcttctctgctacagctgttacagctgtgccagaggaggacgatctttatgctgacagtgggggggggggggggggggcactcttgccgctattgtggcttaatagtgggacctgtgaacttgagatgcagcccaccatgtagcccctcgcctgccctatccgtcactgtgtcattcccatcactttcctgaattgcccagattttcacacatgaaaaccttagcgagcatcggcgaaatacaaaaatgttccggtcgcccattgacttcaatggggttcgttgttcgaaatgaaccctcgagcatcacgggaagttcgttacgaataacgaacacccgaacattttggtgttcgctcatctctaataatgacacatagaataaaaaatatattatttataccacacagtgaaAGCTGTAAAATTAAATTCCCCATTAAAAATTGAGAAACTGCTGCTTTCCCCATTGCCCCAcagaaaaaattaataaacattATGTAGTACATTACTTGTGTCCAAAATCAGTTCTTTAAAAAACAAGAACTTGCCTAGCAAAATGCCAGGTGTCACACAGCTACACtaacgaaaaataaaaaagttatgactgttgGAACACGAAAGGGGAAAcaatttactggttcttaaggctaaaattaattatgtcattaaggggtcaaAAATGCACTTAAAGCAACTAAATTCGGCGTCAAATATTGTtatatgagacataaattcaaaatctacaataaatttATAATTTACATTATTCttcctaaatttttttttagtgcagTAGCAAGTTCTAAGCATGCCCCTGGGCAAATATGAGTGGGGGTCATGCATCTGGACAATgtagccatttagtgtataacaataataaaggggttttgtcattagaaaaaaaaattctatacttacctattcctcccccgccagtcttctt
The nucleotide sequence above comes from Eleutherodactylus coqui strain aEleCoq1 chromosome 2, aEleCoq1.hap1, whole genome shotgun sequence. Encoded proteins:
- the LOC136610712 gene encoding carboxypeptidase A1-like → MKILIVFSVFLAAACSQKTFIGDQVLRAHAKDYAQLDILRKLEAMKHLQVDYWRSPSRSGLPVDMRVPNAALQQVKVFLESNSIDYSIMIEDIQELLEKEQQQMHSAKSRERNTGSFSYSTFHTIEEIYNWMDSLVMEYPKLVSKIDIDQSYEGRPIYALKFSTGGNKPAIWIDTGIHSREWITQATGVWTAKKIASSYGVDSSLTDILNNMDIFLEIVTNPDGYAYTHSTNRMWRKTRSINEGSSCVGVDPNRNWNAGFGGPGSSSNPCAETYHGAYPQSEPEVESIAQFILAHGNIKAMLTIHSYSQMLLFPYGYTHNLTPDHEELTELAKRTATALASLYGTQYTYGTTIATIYQADGTTTDWAYDNGIKYSYTFELRDTGKYGFLLPAEQIIPTAEETWLALMTIMEHVKDHPY